A stretch of the Vigna radiata var. radiata cultivar VC1973A chromosome 7, Vradiata_ver6, whole genome shotgun sequence genome encodes the following:
- the LOC106768026 gene encoding L-type lectin-domain containing receptor kinase IX.1-like, whose product MAWWHKTVHNPILFCHAMRTIFILQILPFANSLSFDYPNFKNGDVKWEGDAYVLKGAIQVTSNTIDQNNNYSVGRVTSFEQMVLWDMNSRKLADFTTKFSFVVFSEKRYYGDGMAFFLADPNLPLLKDIKEGGGLGLVDGEQVLNSTQHPFVAVEFDTFHNELWDPSGSTHVGLNFNSMKSNITKSWLTDIQIWNVYNCSIKYNSSTLNLSVSFTMYNDSKAVEEYISYKVDLRDHLPGRVILGFSAATGRLYEVHTLRSWSFSSSLQTDDKTNEAKPEAVPPDSSLIDSKKGKKIGLWVGLVIGLGLILSLSGLVYTFLWKRSRDRKEVLVFDDEFPKGTGPKSFSYNELASATNKFAESEKLGQGGFGAVYKGYLKDIKSYAAIKRISRESRQGMKEYVTEVKVISQLRHRNLVQLIGWCHEKNDFVLVYEFMPNGSLDSHLYGVKSFLTWRVRYNIALGLASALLYLQEEWEQCVIHRDIKSSNIMLDSSFNAKLGDFGLARLVDHEKGSQTTHIAGTRGYIAPEYFSSGKATKESDIYSFGVVLLEIACGRKCVELKAEEGEITLVEWVWKLYGLGRSLEAVDPKLCGEFDEKQMIRLVVVGLWCVHPDYSFRPSIRQVIQVLKFDSPLPLLPEMMPVPTYLPPTIKALFSSVSSFFWEAS is encoded by the coding sequence ATGGCTTGGTGGCATAAGACTGTTCATAATCCAATTCTTTTCTGTCATGCAATGAGAACAATTTTCATCCTTCAAATACTCCCTTTTGCAAACTCACTATCATTTGACTACCCCAACTTTAAGAATGGTGATGTAAAATGGGAAGGGGATGCTTATGTTCTGAAAGGAGCTATCCAAGTCACTTCCAACACCATAGACCAAAACAACAATTACAGTGTTGGGAGAGTCACGAGTTTTGAACAGATGGTCCTCTGGGATATGAACTCTAGAAAGCTTGCTGATTTCACTACTAAATTTTCCTTTGTTGTCTTTTCAGAAAAGAGATACTATGGAGATGGAATGGCCTTCTTCCTTGCTGACCCTAATCTCCCACTTCTAAAGGATATTAAAGAAGGAGGTGGTCTTGGACTTGTGGATGGCGAACAAGTACTGAATTCAACTCAACACCCGTTTGTAGCAGTGGAGTTTGACACCTTCCACAACGAATTATGGGACCCTTCGGGTAGCACTCATGTAGGTCTGAATTTCAACTCTATGAAGTCCAACATAACTAAGTCATGGTTGACAGATATTCAAATTTGGAATGTTTATAATTGCAGCATTAAGTACAATTCAAGTACTCTAAATTTGAGCGTTTCATTCACTATGTACAATGATAGTAAAGCAGTTGAAGAATACATTTCATACAAGGTTGATTTGAGAGATCATTTACCAGGGAGGGTTATTCTTGGTTTTTCTGCCGCAACAGGAAGATTGTATGAGGTGCATACATTAAGATCATGGTCATTTAGTTCAAGTCTACAAACCGATGACAAAACAAATGAGGCAAAACCAGAAGCAGTCCCACCAGATTCCAGTCTTATTGATtctaaaaaaggaaagaaaataggATTGTGGGTAGGGCTTGTAATTGGTCTTGGCTTGATTTTGAGTTTGTCAGGGTTGGTTTATACTTTCTTGTGGAAGAGGAGTAGAGATAGAAAAGAAGTgttagtttttgatgatgaattcCCAAAGGGCACTGGACCTAAGAGCTTCTCCTATAATGAGCTAGCAAGTGCTACAAACAAATTTGCTGAGTCTGAGAAGCTGGGGCAAGGTGGTTTTGGTGCTGTGTATAAGGGTTATTTGAAAGACATTAAGTCCTATGCTGCTATCAAGAGAATATCAAGAGAGTCTAGACAGGGAATGAAGGAGTATGTGACAGAAGTGAAGGTAATAAGCCAATTGAGACATAGGAATTTAGTACAACTTATTGGTTGGTGTCATGAGAAGAATGACTTTGTCCTTGTATATGAGTTCATGCCAAATGGAAGCTTAGACTCTCACCTTTATGGAGTGAAAAGCTTCTTAACTTGGAGAGTGAGGTATAATATAGCTTTGGGCTTGGCTTCAGCATTGCTTTACCTACAAGAAGAGTGGGAGCAGTGTGTGATTCACAGAGATATTAAATCAAGCAACATTATGTTGGATTCAAGTTTCAATGCTAAGCTTGGTGATTTTGGTTTGGCTAGGCTGGTGGATCATGAGAAAGGGTCACAAACCACACATATAGCAGGGACTAGGGGCTATATTGCACCTGAATATTTCAGTTCAGGAAAGGCTACTAAGGAATCTGATATTTACAGCTTTGGGGTTGTGTTGTTGGAGATAGCTTGTGGAAGAAAATGTGTTGAACTAAAAGCTGAGGAGGGTGAAATAACTCTAGTTGAGTGGGTTTGGAAGCTCTATGGATTGGGGAGGTCACTTGAAGCAGTTGACCCAAAGTTATGTGGAGAATTTGATGAGAAGCAAATGATCCGTTTAGTGGTTGTTGGCCTTTGGTGTGTTCATCCAGATTACTCATTCAGGCCCTCTATAAGGCAAGTGATTCAGGTCCTTAAATTTGATTCTCCTTTACCTCTTCTCCCAGAAATGATGCCTGTGCCAACATATCTTCCTCCAACAATAAAAGCACTTTTTTCTtcagtttcttctttcttttgggAAGCAAGTTAG